The uncultured Dysgonomonas sp. genome contains the following window.
TATATAATCCCGAAATAAAGAACTACAAGGCTAGCCTTGTAGTTCTTTATTGTATACTACACTTTATAGCATGATTGCTTTTTATAGCATTATACGGAACGGCGATCGATACCAAAGCCAATAGTAAAGCTGTTTCCCCCGAGTAAAATTGTCCATTAGGATTCTATGAGGTAAATGGATTTTACATTTATCTATATAGGGAAAAGGATAGCTTATACTAAAACATACTATTATAAGATGACATAAATAGAAGAAGGTATAAGTTTTAATATGATGTATAATCCCTAAAGCCTTTTAGCATAAAATAACAATTGATTTAACTCTGTAGAAGTATAATGTCTTAGTGATATTTTAAATATTGTATATCTTGCCAAAAAAGAAAGTTATATAGATCAACATTTGTCAATAGATTTGCTTAGTAGACCTGATATTCGATTTTGAGCCGAATTGTTTAAGAAAAAAGATTAATAATTGATTATAATTATTTATCAATGTCAAAAAAAGTAAAGAAATAATATTTTCGGCTCGCTATTTGCATTATTGGACTCTTGGATTCATTTACTGACATTTAAAAATCCTTAAATGTCATAAATGAAATATATAACATGCTAAATGCTATAAAAGAAAATTATACTTTGATAATAATCACAAAATGTACGCTTCGAAAGTATCTGTATCTATAATTTTGCGACAAAATTAAGATTGCTGTATTATAATGAATTTACAGGGTTTAAAGATTGTGTAAATGAGGGGTGTTGTTAAGTAAATAGTCTTTTCTATAGTTTATTTATAAACAGATTAAAAGGAAATTAAATCATGAATGTAGGAATAAATTCGATGAAAGAGACAAGTGCGCATGATAGATTGATCAGGACGATACGGACTGCTATTACAGAAAAGGAAAATCTAACAAAATCGGAAAAGGAAAAAGTAGCTTCGGTATTAGGTGATATCTTATGTTTGGGGAAAGAATCAGTTTATAGAAGACTCCGGGGAGAAGTAAGGTTTTCGTTTGAAGAAGTGGCGCAAATTTCCCAGGCATTGGGTTTTTCTGTCGATAATATCATAGGTTCGCAAGTCGATAAGAAAGCAATATTTGAGTTGAATCTGGTGGATATGACTCATATAAATATAAACTATGCCAAAAGAATAGAGGAATATGTATCATTAGCTTCCAGGTTTGGGGCGTTAGAAAACTCAACATTTAAATGTGCGTTTAACAGCCTGCCTTTTATATTTTTTCTGCACTACGATAGTCTTGCCAAATTTCGCTTGTTTAAATGGTCTTATCAGATTATAAGGATTCAGTCATTGCCGTATAAGGATTTTACTATAGAAAAAGAATTGACGAATGCTCACCGTGCATTTGTATCTGAAATCCGGAAAGTGAAAAATTCCCAGATAATAATTAATCACGATATGTTTGCTTCAGTAATAAGGGAGTTAAACTATTTCTATGATTTGAATCTCCTCGATGCGGAAGATATGGAGCTGATCAAATCTGAACTGAATGAAGTGATATCAGAAATAGAAAATATATCTATTTCGGGGATTTATAATAATACCGATTCGAATATTGCAGTGTATTTATGTAATATAGATATCGATGCAACTTATTTACTCCTAGAGAGCAATAATACATCACGTTCACATATTGCATTATATGGTATAGGTGGGATCAATTCCATCGACCCAAGTATCTGTAAAAGTCACGCATTGTGGATTGAATCTCTGAAGCGATATTCTACACTTATAACATTCGGAGGAGAGATTCAAAGGCATAAATTTTTTCAAGAGCAACGAAAATTGATAAACACGAAATTGTCTACGATTTAAAGCATTTGTATACAATTATATTAATATATCAATTGTGAAAATGCAAAATAATGGAATATTTGAAAGGTGAATGCAATATCTGCCCGTAAACGCCTTTGAAATATTAAAAAAGAAAATCAAAAAGATCTCATTGCTCATATTTTGTACCTTTTATGAATAGTGTATTATATATTTTTGTACATATAAGTGAAAGAAGAATAGAATAAAAGTTTATAAGGAGAAAATAGCTAGTTTATATTAGCTACTGTGTAGTTTTGTAAAGTTTGTGTTAAGGTGAAATCCGTGGGTCGGGATGGTTCGCGGATTTTCAATTGTATAAATTAAAAAAAATAAGAATATTTATTATGTATTTATAGAAAAGAAAAGCCTTTGATCACATATCTTTTATTGCACCGTACTGCTTATGTAAATTTGAAATTTATTTGACAAGGTTTTGCCTGAAGATGCCGAAATGTTTGAAATGAAAAATAACAAAAAATATACTTTATTAAATTAATAAATAAAGATCTATCAACCCATCGGGGTATGCCCATCATTAATTATCCGGGTATTTGAGATATACACCTATTATATAGTTTATGACGTGGAGAATTTAATGGTCGCGATGACCGTAAGATTTGTTTTTATGTATATACATTCGTATATACTTATTGTCTTCCAAAACCTGTGAGTCGGGATGATTCGTGGGTTTTTTTATTCTTAACTTATTGACTGATGTATTATAAAAAAGATAAATATCTGATAACTACTTCTAACTGTAATTAACCTTAAGTTATAGCCGACAGAAAGCTTTTATCTTCTGCTTTTTTATGAAAAATCATGACGTGATTTTTACATTTGATAATCCGATCTTTTAATTGAAAACCATATATATAGTATCTATGTCTTATAAATGTGATCTATAAGTATTTGATTTATAATACACTAAAAGATTTTGAAGTGTAAACCTCTATTTCTGCATTCTGCATTTGTTAAATTCATTATTGTATGTTTTTCGCAGTTGAAAAAACATATAATGGAAATGTGTGACCGTGAAATTGTATCAATAATAATTATTTAATATTAAGATTTAAAAATAGAAAATCACAGTCTTAAAATACTATAAAAATGTACCATAAATAAAGTTATATAGATAGATATTTGTAGAAAGAAATACGGTGTGGAGACATTGCCTTAATAATTGATTATAAATATATAATAAAAGAATAATATGATATTTTTTTAATCATATAATATATATAATCTGCTAACAAATAGATTTTGTCAATATTTTGTATTAGATTTTTTTTTACAAAAGTTACATATAAATCATGTAGCTTAAGTTGATATGTGTTATTCCGGCTCAGCCCTCTTGTAGCTTTTTATTGGAAAATATAAGATTGATATAAATTAATATAAAACGTAGTGTTGTAAAACAAATATATAAATAAGAATGTAGAGCTTCTTTTCATAACGTAAGGAGTAATGAACCTGATAATTATTATATAATATAAGAAAATGAATAATAGTCAAACATTAAGAAAAATTTGTCTGGTTGTTTTGATTTTTACGAGCTTTTATTCTGTAAGTAGATCACAGGAAATAGGCGTAAAAACCAATCTGGCTTATTGGGCTACTACTACGCCCAATTTAGGCCTGGAATTTGGGTTGGGTAAGAAAAGTACACTGGAGATTGCCGGGGGATTAAACGTTTTTGAGTTTTCTGATAACAAGAGTTTTAAGCACTGGCTTATCCAACCCGAATATCGATGGTGGTTTTGCGAGGCATTTAATGGGCACTTTTTAGGAGTGCATGCACATGGTGCACAATTCAATGTCGGAGGGTGGGATATCCCTGTTGGGCGATTGGATGTCTTTAAGGATAAACGTTACGAAGGATACCTTTATGGCGGAGGCATAAGCTATGGCTATCAGTGGGTACTGTCTAATCGATGGAATTTTGAATTCAATATAGGTGCGGGGTATGCTCGTATTCATTACGACGAGTATCCATGTCAAAGTTGTGGAACCAAATTAGATGAAGGCAATTACAATTATTGGGGTATTACCAAAGTGGGCCTTTCTTTTATTTATTTCTTAAAATAGGAAGCAATGAAGAAGAAAATTATATTAAAGTCATCCCTGTACATATTATTAACAATATTCTTTACACCTGCTTATTCGCAGGTCAGGACCGAAAAAATACAAGTGTCGGCAGAACATTTTGTCAGACAGGGTAATCAGGTTCAGATTTCTATGGATATAGTTATACCTGATGAAATGGATGTTAAGAGGAATGACATGGTAATCCTCACACCTGTTCTCAAATCCAATGAAAATAATATGGATTACCTAAATCTTCCACCTGTAGCTATAACAGGAGGTTTGCGTAATAAGATTATAAACCGTAAAAATAAACTTGGCGGTGATCTACCTTTCGAAACACAACCGGAAACAATTCTTAAGAGAAAGAATAAAACAGAACAGTCTGTCAGTTATAGTGTAGGTATTCCTTATAAATCTTGGATGGATGATGCATCTCTGGTGATTGAAAAGAATGTATCGGGGTGTGCAAACTGTTCTGAACCTGCAGGTGAGCAACTGATTGTACATAATATATTGCCGAAAAAAGATCCGGAGTTGTATAAACTTACATTCATAGTACCAGAGGTAGAGCCTGTTAAAGCTCGCAGCGATCGTCATACAGCTACTTTTAACTATATCGTAGACCGGTACGAACTATTACGCGACTACAAGAATAACTCAGCAGAATTTGCTCAGGTAGATAGTGTAATCGGTGAAATAAGAGATAACAAAGATTTGGAGATTACAGAATTTAGCATCGCTGGATATGCATCGCCGGAAGGAGGATTTGAGCATAACCGAAAATTGGCGGAGAATAGAGCCAACTCATTTGCAGACTATTTAGTGTCCAAATTTGGTGTGCCACGTAATAAGTTTACAGTTGAGGGCATGGGAGAGGACTGGCCCGGATTGCGGAAAGCTGTAGCATCATCCTCATTGGCAGATAGACAAGCTGTACTGGATATTATTGATAAAGTTTCAAATCCGGATGCACGCGACGGGGAACTTTTAAAACTTTCGGGTGGCGATACTTACCGTACATTGCTCAACAACTATTATCCGGCATTGCGACGTACCGAATATTCTATTGCATATGTAGTACGTGCATTTAATGTGGAGGAGGCTCGCCAGATAATCAAAACGAATCCGAAACTGCTTAGTCTGAACGAAATGTATCTTGTCGCAGAGAGCTATCCATCTAGTAGTAAGGAATTCAGAGAAGTATTTGATATAGCTGTAAGGCTATATCCGGAAAGTGAAATAGCCATAATGAATTCGGCCGCAGCAGACATTGAAAGTAAGAATCTGGATGCAGCTATCGAACGGTTGAAAAAAATAGAAGATAAACCCCAATCTTGGAATAATCTTGGAGTTGCATATATTCTCAAAGGTGACACGGAGATAGCTATAGATTATTTTAGAAAATCAGCAGACTACAAGGATGCGAATGGAAAAGCAAATTTAGAGATAATAGAAAAATCAGTTAACACAAAATAAAAAGTGCATAATAAATCTTAACGAGAATAATTCTTTAAAATGAATAGAAAATGACGATTAGTAAATTATTTATGATTGGTGCTGTGGCCCTGGCTCTAGGATTTACAGCATGTAGCAGTGACGATGATATTACATCATCGACAGGGGAAAAGGAAGCCAACACAAACGTGAGTGTTGCATTGAGTATGTCTTTGAGTGGAAACCAGAATTCAACTAAAGCGGCTGGTTTACCGGAGGATTATAATTATCTTGATGAATGGGCTGGAAAAGATAAAATTGAGAAAATAGCAATTTATCTGGTAGATGGAACTACGGTGACAATGAAGCCTTTCACAGTAGGTACTGATTATTTATTGACAAAGAGTGGAAATCAGATTGTTTTAACACCGCAGACATCAGCAGCTATTAAAACATCAGCAGGTATTAAAAAAGTTTATGTACTGGTGAATGGAACATCGGATGTTGAAGCAGCTTTGGCGGCGACTCCTGCCGATGCATTCGAAAATGCGTATAAAACACTGGCCTTAACTCTTGCCAACTCAGGTGCAGATCTAGCGGTAAGCACATCAGCCGAAAAACTGGCTAAGAAAAACGGTATTGTTGATGAAACGATTGTAATGACTAATACAGCTGAAATTACAATCAATGTTGCGCCTAATATAACAGAAGTTCAGACAATTTCAGGAGGTCAGAACCGTGCAAGTGTGAATGTGGAAAGAGCTGTTGCACGTGTAATGGTGACTACCGAAAATGACACTTATGATATAAAATCCGGAGCAACTACTTTGGGTACTGTTTCTGATATAACATGGGTACTGGCTCAGGGTGAAAATTCTTTGTTCGTTCAGCGCAAAGCAGATTTCGCTACACCTAATTTCGGATGGTCTCCTGCTACAGATGCAGCATATATAAGTGATGCAGGTAGTAAGTATGACTACTCAGGTTTGTTCGAAGCATACGATCCGGCAACTCAGTTTGGGGGAACAATAGTACCAACAATGGCAGATTATAATACTGATCCAAAAGGAACTGTAACTGCTGATCTGGATGCACAACTTTCGGGTAAATTCATTTTGCCAAATACACATACTATTGGTATTGCAGAAGCATCAAACTACAAAAAAGGAAATACCGCCTATGTGCTTGTAAGAGCTAAATTTACACCTAACGTATTTATCGATGGTGGTTCTTATACAGCTGGAGATGACTTCTATGTGGGTGCAAACGGAAGATTCTACATATCTTCAGATAATGCTGTAGATCCCGCCAAAGGTGGTGTTGTGGGACAAACTGTAGCTAAGTATGTTGGTGGTAAAATACTATACTATGCATGGGTAAATCCGGATAATGTGCCAAATTGGTATAATTCACCGGTAGTGAGAAACAATGTTTACCATGTTCATATTACTGGCTTTAAAAATTTAGGAACTAACTGGAACCCGCTTTATCCGGAAGATCCTAATAGCCCTACTCCAACAAATCCCGATCCAAAACCAAATGTACCGGGAGTAACCGAACCGGAAAATCCAATTGATCCGACTGATCCGTTGACTACCCCTGAAACATGGATGAGTGTAGATGTAACTGTTCTTCCTTGGACACTACATTCTTATAAAGTAGATCTGGGTATTTAATAATATAGACATATCTGATATGTAAAAATACAGCCGGAGGGGGTATTTAAACTTCCTCCGGTTATTAAAACAAACATCAATTAATTAAAAATGAAACAGATGAAGAATTTGCGAATCAGGATTATGATGACATTGTTCGCGCTGGGAACAATTTTATGGAGTTGTGATTCCATTATCTACAATGATCTGGCGGATTGCCCCCAGGGTGTTTATGTAAAGTTCTATTCCATGACTCCATGTGCGACAGACTCTGCTTTCATTGGTAATGTTTCATCGCTTACAGTGTTTGCATTCGATGAAGAAGGAAAACTTGTGACTTCAGTAAACCAGCAAAATGTCACTCTCGACCGTGATTTCGAAGTTCTTATGCCGGTTTCCAATGGTAACTATTCATTTATAGCATGGGCTGGTGTCAATGAAAAATTCAGCAGAAGTGCCTTTACTCAGAAGATAACGACCAAAAAGGATGTGATGTTAGCTATCAACTCCACAAATAGTATAGCAGCCCGTTTAGCTGCTACAGAACGTATCTGGCATGGAGAAAGCCCAATTGTTTTTCTCCCGGATCCTGAAGAATATGGTTCATTATATAAGCATACAGCTGTTAATCTGCATGAACTGACCAACAGGGTAAATATTATTGTAGAATTCGATGAGGCTACAATGAAAGGCTATGATCCGCAAAAGCTGCAGGTAGCCGTTTCTTCTGCTAACGGAACAGTACGTATAGATGGTACTATGCCTCTTAATACTCCGGTGTTAACATATCCGGCAGTTGAAACTAAATTCGCCGATAATTCGGCAACATGGAATTATTCTATGCTCGGACTTGTAACTGGATACAATAACAAACTTAAAATAACTTATACAGGTAACGATAAAGAAGAACTTGTTTTTGACGGAGACCTCATTGCTAGTATTCTGTTGAGAACTGTAGAGGGTGGGATTAATCTGAATTGTGAAAATGATTTCACTGTCAAATTTGTGATAAAAGATTATTGTTCAGAATGCTGGACACATTTTAGCTGTGCTATTTATGTAAATAACTGGCTTGTACACAGCTATAGTACAGAATTGTAAATCTAAGCTGTTGGGCTTAAATAATCGATATGATTATGAGATTGAATTTATTATATGTAGCACTTATTGGTATGCTGGTTTCTTTTTCAGCTTGCGAATCACAGATCTACGACAATCATCAGGGTATAGATAATGGAACCGATAAAGAACCTCAGGTTTACCTGTCGATAACTAAAGCACAGGCTGCAGGGTTGGAATCTTTCAATGCTGATGATGTGGACTATGAAGACCGGGTACATGATCTTGCCATGTTGGTTTTTGACTCATCAACTGGAGTGAAAATCTGTGAATTCTTTGATGAAGGGATACCGTTTACTGATAAGGAAAAAACTTTTACGGTTCAGATGACTCCGGGGCTGCGTGATTTTTACTTTGTGGCCAATATGCCAATGGATGACCTGAAAAGCATTACTACCAAATCGGCAATGGACGCTTATATGAATGCCTTCAGCGAACTGGATGCCGATTTATACCTGAACGCACAAGAAGCCAAAGGCTTTCCTATGTCGAGAGTATATATGAACCAGACTATTACTGAGGGGGGAAATATTTATTCTCCAAAACCTTTCTATCCCGATGGGGAAGAAAGGGTAAAACTTATCCGTGTAGTTGCAAAGCTGGAAGTACAGATCGAAGGGACTGAAATTGGTTCCGGCGTAAAAAATATATATTACAAAAATGCAAACAGGGAATTTAGTCTTCTATCCCCGGTTGCTACTGTTGCCCCGGTTTATTATGAAGATAAGCCCTTGAAAAAAGTAGGAAATACATACATTTATTATATGCCTGAAACTTTGATGACGGCACCTGATTGGTCGGCTTTGACAAATCATAAACCTATCAATTATTTTTTGATTGAGACTCTCGATGGAGCTTTCTATGAAATACCGATCATAACGGATAATCGTACGATAACCGATACTGATTATTTATCTTTTGCTACCGGGCAGCAGCCCGACAAGCCGGATTACAATATTTATCGTAACCGTCATTATTCCTACATCATCAGTAAACTACATACTATAGAAGTCATCTATAGTCTCGATCCATGGCAGGTTAAACAAAGCTCTGCCTATATGGGATACGGATATAATGTTACTGTGGATGAGAATGGAAAGGTTACAATCAGCAATACGGTAGAAGCATGTACCCCTCATGCTGTCAGATTAAAGACTATAACTCCTTTTAAGTTTTCTGACGGTACGGATGAAAAGGATTTTGATAGTTTGGACACTACAGCGTCAGTAGAATATCTGTTGGGGACTGTGCCTACTGCAGGTCAATCATATCTGGAGGTGTGGTACAATGATAATCTTGTTAAAACCTTTACGAAATAAGAGAAAAGAAGTATGAAAAGAATAGTATATATATCATTGCTTTTAAGTTTATTCTTTGTTGCCTGCTCAAATGAGGAAACAACGGATACTGCCTTAGAAAATAATAAGATTGAGTTATCCTTCAGCATAGATAACTACATCACAAAACAGACAAAGGCGGTTGATGCTGGAACTGTGGAAGAACAACGTATAGATGATTTATACTTGTTTCTGTTCCCTTCGACAGGTTCACAAACTTTGAAAAAATATTATATCAATACTTCAACTTTTACCGGAGGCTCATGGAATAGTAGTGATAGTAAAGTGTCTTTAAACCTAACTCAGGCCGAAGCCGGTAGCAGACAGGTTTATATCATAGCTAACTGTTCTTCGATCAAATCGGATCTCGATGCCGTAGTTTCATTAACGGGATTACAATCGGTTTTGAAGGAAACGTCCCTGCCTTGGTCGGATAATATAACTACACCTATATTAATGTCTGGGAACAAAACTCACGATTTTTATTCTAATTTTCAACTGAATAATATCCCGTTAATCCGTGCCGTAGCTAAGGTACAACTTAATGTAAAACTTTCGGCAGAGCATCAAAGTAGTCCCCTGTTCAACAGTATTGCGCAGTATAATTATAAATTCATAGACTTTGACAAGAATACATATGCGTTAAAGCAAGCATCTAAATCGGATAATTTAGTAAGTTCTTCCGATTGGGTAGCATGGCAGGCTAACGGAACTGTATCATCATACAATCTGGAGAACGGGAAGGTTACCGAGTTGATCGTTACCACTTATATCAATGAGCGTGATAATGCAGGAAGTGCAATAGAAATAAGTATTCCTTATCTGGGGGCAGGTCCATTGCCTCCGCCTGAATTCGGAAATGAAACCTATAAGTTGCTTTTGCCTGCGAAGATAGAACGCAACCATTGGTATATATACGATATGGAAATCTGAGAATAATATCTGAGTAATAGTTTAAATCTTGATATAACAGGCTTTGGCCTGTCATTTTTCAAGTACAAAAAATATCAACAATATGAATTATATTAGCAATCGCTTTTTATACTTTATTCTTCTGTTTATAAGTCTCTTGCCATTGGTTCAAATGCATGCGGACGGATCAAAAGATCTTTATCCAAGCGGCGCAACTGGCAATAGGGCATATTTAAGGTCTAATACAGGAGTTACTGCAAACTGGCCATTTCCTAACAAAGGAACGCATTATGTATATGCGGCGGCTGGCGAGACCATTACTTTAGCTTCAAGTGCACAATCTGGTACCACTAGGCGTATCAGACTATATGCTCCGAATGGTAATGAAGTTTCACCAACTATTGCTAATAATCAAGGAAATATAGCTGATAGAAATGCCGAACTTGCCGGACCTCGTAAAGTGGGACAAATTGCAGGGGGAAATAGATATTTGCCTATCTATTATACAGTACCTGCGGGGGGGGCAGGTATTTATAGAGTTGAATTTGAGGGAACTGGGTCGGATAGTGGAGACGTAACAGGAACAGCTAACACACTGTCTCAACCATCCGGTTCGAGTTATGTCGCTGGATGGGATATATCTGTAATCAATACAGCTAATACAGACTTTATAAAAGGGCGAGTGTATACTAATGTTCTGAATATGTCAATAGCATCATCTACTTCAACAGGATTTTACGGATTGGTATATGTTCTGACAAAGGATGGATACACTTATCGGGTAAATAACAACGGAAATAACGGTATTTATTTTACTTTTTTTGTAAATAACAATGGTTTTGTAAATGCGACAACAAAAGTTCCCATATATAAAAGTCTGAATACTACTACAGGTATTGGAAATCAGGTGCACGACCCGAATCTGGCAGATACAGATGTTAGTATTACACATAAATTATTCTATACTCAGCCTAGCGCCGACCTGCCTTTAGATGTAGAAGTCAGCGGAGCTGTCCCGGGAGGGAAAACCTGGCTGAGGAATACGATTGTTGTGCCTAAAGTTGAAGAGGTTAAGGTTCTGGGGACAGATAATACAGAGGGACAGATATCGTCGAAAGGTGGATATATAAGATTTAAGACCGAATCTCAGGGAACGTTTACGATAAAGATAGAAAGTACAGGCACTCCCGCCTTTACTACCCGGCATATGTATGGGGCAGCCAAAATAGGTGAAAATAGTGTATATTGGGATGGAAAAGACGGGGATAACATTCCTATTCCGGCAGGGCGTGTACCTGCAAAAATAACAGTGCAATTGCAAGGTGCAGAGGTGCATTTTCCCTTCTTCGATATGGAGATGAATCTGAGAGGAACAATCATCGAATTATTAGATCACAATAATTTGAATAATGTATTATCCGATATTGTTTATTGGGACGATTCCAATATAACAATTAACAGTAATAATAATAGTGGCAGTAGTCCCAGTCCGGTAAATAACACTCATCTTCCACCCACTAACAGTAGTGGTATCTCCAGTAACAGTAATGGGCATAAATGGGCAGTAGGTATTTCGAACGCATCCTATGGATTTGGAAACCAAAAGTCTATCGATACATGGACATTTATAAAAGGAGAGGAGAAAACGATAGAAACGGCCGTTACTATAAAAGAAGCCGATCTTCAGGTGTCATCTGTTACCGTTGATAAAAGCTCTGTCCGACTGGAAGAGGAAGATATAAACGGAGATTATAATCCGACAATATTATCCTACACTGTAAAAGTTAAGAATGATGGGCCCAGTGATGTCTTGGGTGCACCTTTTACATTTACTCTTCCAACAGGATTTGACGGAACGGGTTATACAGCTGTTTTCAATGGCAATGGTTGTGGAACAGAATTGGTGGCAATAGTTTACGATGCTGTTAAACGCCAGTATTCATCTTCACTTAATCTGCCCAATGGTTGTGAAATAACATATACATTCCAAGCCGAAGTTACATTAGATGCAGATCCCGGGAATAATAATGCAGTAGCAACTATTCTGCGTCCGAATGATGTTACAGACCCGGATGCAACCAATACGAGCGATCCAGCCAATCCGGTT
Protein-coding sequences here:
- a CDS encoding FimB/Mfa2 family fimbrial subunit; protein product: MKNLRIRIMMTLFALGTILWSCDSIIYNDLADCPQGVYVKFYSMTPCATDSAFIGNVSSLTVFAFDEEGKLVTSVNQQNVTLDRDFEVLMPVSNGNYSFIAWAGVNEKFSRSAFTQKITTKKDVMLAINSTNSIAARLAATERIWHGESPIVFLPDPEEYGSLYKHTAVNLHELTNRVNIIVEFDEATMKGYDPQKLQVAVSSANGTVRIDGTMPLNTPVLTYPAVETKFADNSATWNYSMLGLVTGYNNKLKITYTGNDKEELVFDGDLIASILLRTVEGGINLNCENDFTVKFVIKDYCSECWTHFSCAIYVNNWLVHSYSTEL
- a CDS encoding fimbrial protein, whose product is MKRIVYISLLLSLFFVACSNEETTDTALENNKIELSFSIDNYITKQTKAVDAGTVEEQRIDDLYLFLFPSTGSQTLKKYYINTSTFTGGSWNSSDSKVSLNLTQAEAGSRQVYIIANCSSIKSDLDAVVSLTGLQSVLKETSLPWSDNITTPILMSGNKTHDFYSNFQLNNIPLIRAVAKVQLNVKLSAEHQSSPLFNSIAQYNYKFIDFDKNTYALKQASKSDNLVSSSDWVAWQANGTVSSYNLENGKVTELIVTTYINERDNAGSAIEISIPYLGAGPLPPPEFGNETYKLLLPAKIERNHWYIYDMEI
- a CDS encoding fimbrial protein; amino-acid sequence: MRLNLLYVALIGMLVSFSACESQIYDNHQGIDNGTDKEPQVYLSITKAQAAGLESFNADDVDYEDRVHDLAMLVFDSSTGVKICEFFDEGIPFTDKEKTFTVQMTPGLRDFYFVANMPMDDLKSITTKSAMDAYMNAFSELDADLYLNAQEAKGFPMSRVYMNQTITEGGNIYSPKPFYPDGEERVKLIRVVAKLEVQIEGTEIGSGVKNIYYKNANREFSLLSPVATVAPVYYEDKPLKKVGNTYIYYMPETLMTAPDWSALTNHKPINYFLIETLDGAFYEIPIITDNRTITDTDYLSFATGQQPDKPDYNIYRNRHYSYIISKLHTIEVIYSLDPWQVKQSSAYMGYGYNVTVDENGKVTISNTVEACTPHAVRLKTITPFKFSDGTDEKDFDSLDTTASVEYLLGTVPTAGQSYLEVWYNDNLVKTFTK
- a CDS encoding DUF3868 domain-containing protein, with protein sequence MKKKIILKSSLYILLTIFFTPAYSQVRTEKIQVSAEHFVRQGNQVQISMDIVIPDEMDVKRNDMVILTPVLKSNENNMDYLNLPPVAITGGLRNKIINRKNKLGGDLPFETQPETILKRKNKTEQSVSYSVGIPYKSWMDDASLVIEKNVSGCANCSEPAGEQLIVHNILPKKDPELYKLTFIVPEVEPVKARSDRHTATFNYIVDRYELLRDYKNNSAEFAQVDSVIGEIRDNKDLEITEFSIAGYASPEGGFEHNRKLAENRANSFADYLVSKFGVPRNKFTVEGMGEDWPGLRKAVASSSLADRQAVLDIIDKVSNPDARDGELLKLSGGDTYRTLLNNYYPALRRTEYSIAYVVRAFNVEEARQIIKTNPKLLSLNEMYLVAESYPSSSKEFREVFDIAVRLYPESEIAIMNSAAADIESKNLDAAIERLKKIEDKPQSWNNLGVAYILKGDTEIAIDYFRKSADYKDANGKANLEIIEKSVNTK
- a CDS encoding helix-turn-helix domain-containing protein yields the protein MNVGINSMKETSAHDRLIRTIRTAITEKENLTKSEKEKVASVLGDILCLGKESVYRRLRGEVRFSFEEVAQISQALGFSVDNIIGSQVDKKAIFELNLVDMTHININYAKRIEEYVSLASRFGALENSTFKCAFNSLPFIFFLHYDSLAKFRLFKWSYQIIRIQSLPYKDFTIEKELTNAHRAFVSEIRKVKNSQIIINHDMFASVIRELNYFYDLNLLDAEDMELIKSELNEVISEIENISISGIYNNTDSNIAVYLCNIDIDATYLLLESNNTSRSHIALYGIGGINSIDPSICKSHALWIESLKRYSTLITFGGEIQRHKFFQEQRKLINTKLSTI
- a CDS encoding DUF3575 domain-containing protein, with the translated sequence MNNSQTLRKICLVVLIFTSFYSVSRSQEIGVKTNLAYWATTTPNLGLEFGLGKKSTLEIAGGLNVFEFSDNKSFKHWLIQPEYRWWFCEAFNGHFLGVHAHGAQFNVGGWDIPVGRLDVFKDKRYEGYLYGGGISYGYQWVLSNRWNFEFNIGAGYARIHYDEYPCQSCGTKLDEGNYNYWGITKVGLSFIYFLK
- a CDS encoding Mfa1 family fimbria major subunit (Members of this family are fimbrial shaft proteins (major subunit proteins), found in the Bacteriodetes. The family is named for Mfa1 from Porphyromonas gingivalis, and is related to but distinct from the family of FimA from the species.); its protein translation is MTISKLFMIGAVALALGFTACSSDDDITSSTGEKEANTNVSVALSMSLSGNQNSTKAAGLPEDYNYLDEWAGKDKIEKIAIYLVDGTTVTMKPFTVGTDYLLTKSGNQIVLTPQTSAAIKTSAGIKKVYVLVNGTSDVEAALAATPADAFENAYKTLALTLANSGADLAVSTSAEKLAKKNGIVDETIVMTNTAEITINVAPNITEVQTISGGQNRASVNVERAVARVMVTTENDTYDIKSGATTLGTVSDITWVLAQGENSLFVQRKADFATPNFGWSPATDAAYISDAGSKYDYSGLFEAYDPATQFGGTIVPTMADYNTDPKGTVTADLDAQLSGKFILPNTHTIGIAEASNYKKGNTAYVLVRAKFTPNVFIDGGSYTAGDDFYVGANGRFYISSDNAVDPAKGGVVGQTVAKYVGGKILYYAWVNPDNVPNWYNSPVVRNNVYHVHITGFKNLGTNWNPLYPEDPNSPTPTNPDPKPNVPGVTEPENPIDPTDPLTTPETWMSVDVTVLPWTLHSYKVDLGI